GGTGACCGTGGTGGTGCCCGACGATCTGGTCGGCTCGGTGATGAGCGATCTGGCCGGCCGGCGCGGCCGGGTGCTCGGCACCGACAGAGCCGACGGCGACCGGACCGTGGTGAAGGCCGAGATACCCGAAGTCGAACTGACCCGGTACGCGATCGACCTGCGATCGTTGTCGCACGGTGCCGGGACCTTCAGCCGCGGGTTCGCCCGCTACGAGCCGATGCCCGAATCCGCCGCGGCCCGGGTGCGCCGCTCCGCGTGACGGGGGCGGTACCGCTCAGGTCGCCATCGAGGCGTAGAACTCGTCGGTGCCTGCCCCGTCCTCCAGTTGGACGTCGAAGGTGTTGAGCGCCAGGGCCAGTGTGCTGTAGCCGCCGAAGGTGAACATCAGGTCCATGCGCTGTTGGTCGTCGAGTTGCTCGCCCAGGCGCTCCCAGACCCGGGCCGACAGGCGCGAGCCGGTGTGCAGTTCATCGACCGCGTCGATCACGGTCTGATCGAATTCGTCTGCCGCGCAGCCGGTTCCCGCCGCCTCGACCTCCGCTTCGGTCATGCCGATCCGCCGGGCCAGCGCACTGTGATGGCCCCACTCGTAGGTACAGCCGAGCCGGAAGGCGGTCCGCAGGATCACCAGTTCGCGGATGCGCTCGGGCAGGGTCGAGGACAGCTGCAGGTAGGTGTTGAACGGCAGGAAGGCACCGGCCAGGACCGGGTGGCGGACCAGCGTCGACAACGCGTTGCCCACCTTGTCGGGATGACGGCGCTCCGGCGGCACGGTGGAGGCCAGGGCCTCGCGTACCTGATCGTCCCAACCCTCTGCCGGCAGCGGCGTCAACATGCCCATCATCCCTTCATGTCGATCCAGCTTTACGATCGACTAGTAATCTACTTTACGATCGTAAAGTAGAAACGGCCGCAGCGCACCCGAGGAGGAACGCGATGGAGACCCGGGAACGCCTGGTCGAGGCGGCCGTCCGGCTGTTCACCAGGCACGGCTTCGCGGGCACGTCGCTGCAGATGATCGCCGATGAGCTCGGCTTCACCAAGGCCGCGATCTACTACCACTTCCGCACCCGCGAACAGCTGCTCACCGCCGCGCTGGACCCGGTCCTGGCGCAGATGCAGCAGATCGTCGACGATGCCGAGAACCACCGCGGTGCGCACGCCCGGGCCGATCGCATGGTGCGCGGGTACGCGGAGCTGGCCGTGCGCAATCGTGCCCTGGTCTCGGTGCTCGCCAGCGACGCGAGCGTGAACGAGGCGCTGCGCACCCGGCCCGAGTGGGACACCCTGATCGACCGCCAGATGGCACTGCTGGCCGATGTCGATCCCGGGCCGGCCGGCACGGTCAAGGCCGCAATGGTGTTCTCCGGGATCGCCGGCGGTGCCGGGGTGGCTTCAGCGGGCCTCACCGACGAGCAGCTCTACCGCCACCTCACCGACGCAGCCCGCCGCACCCTCGGCCTGCGGGTCTCCCGGCGCTGACGAAAAACATTGCAATGCAAGCTGTTACCGAAAGGAATGGGATGACTGTCAAGACCGCCCTGGTCACCGGAGGCGCATCCGGAATCGGCAAGGCCGTCGCCGAGCGATTGACCGCCGACGGATACCAGGTGGCCACCCTCGACCTCAACGCCACCGACGACGCGCATTCCTACGCCGCCGACGTCACCGACCGGGCGCAGGTGGATGCGGTGTTCAAGACCGTCCGCGAGCAGCTCGGCCCGGTGACCATCCTGGTAAACGCCGCCGGGCTGAGCGGGTTCAAGCCGTTCACCGACATCACCTTCGAGGACTGGCGACGGGTGGTCGACGTCAACCTCAACGGAGTGTTCCACGTGGTGCAGGCCGCCCTGCCCGACATGATCGAGGCCGGCTGGGGCCGCATCGTCAACATCTCGTCGTCGAGCACGCATTCGGGCGTGCCGTTCATGAGCCACTACGTCTCGGCCAAGTCCGCGGTGAACGGGCTGACCAAATCACTGGCACTGGAGTTCGGGCCGGCCGGGATCACCGTCAACGCGGTGCCACCGGGTTTCATCGACACCCCGATGCTGCGTGCCGCGGAATCCCGGGGCGAACTCGGCGAAATTCAGGACACCATCAACGCGACCCCGGTGCGGCGAATGGGTAAACCCGAGGATATTGCCGCGACATGTTCATTCCTGATCTCAGAGGAGGCCGGTTATATCACCGGTCAGATCATCGGCGTGAACGGCGGCCGTAACACCTGATCAGCACCTACGCTGTGACGGGGGTCTCCCGGTACCGGCGTTTTGATATTCGCCGCACCGGGGCCCGGATAGTTGCACTTATCTCTGGTTGTTTGGGACAGTTTTCAGACCTTTAGTTGCTGGCTGCGTCAATAATTCGGAGGTTTGCGCGTGGCCTCATCCACCGCGACACTGCGGGACCGCTTCGGCGAGCGGTTCAAGCACTGGCGGTACGACCCGCCGTACAAGACCGCGTGCGCGGGCATGGTCATCGCCCTGGTCGCGGTATTGGCGTTGACGTGGATGCAGTTCCGCGGCGTGTTCGACGAAAAGACACAGCTGACCGTGCTGTCCAACCGCTCGGGCCTGTCGATGGACCCGGGTTCGAAGGTCACGTTCAACGGCGTGCCGATCGGCCGGCTCACGGCCGTGGACGTGGTGGACACCGACGGTGACTCCCAGGCTCAGCTGACCCTCGACATCAAGCCTCAGTACCTCAAGCTGATCCCGGAGAACGTGACCGCCGAGCTGCGGGCCACCACGGTGTTCGGCAACAAGTACATCTCGTTCACCGCACCCGAGCATCCGTCGGCGGCGCGGGTGTCGCCTTCGACACCGATTCAGGCCACAGGGGTGACGACGGAGTTCAACACCCTGTTCGAGACGATCACCGCCATCTCCGAACAGATCGACCCGATCAAGCTCAACCAGACCCTGACCGCCACCGCGCAGGCACTCGACGGTCTCGGCACCAAGTTCGGCGAGTCCATCGTCAACGGCAACACCATCCTGGCCGACCTGAACGGCCGGATGCCCGAGATCCGCCGCGACATCGCCGGACTGGCCGACCTCGGCGAGATCTACGCCAACGCCGGGCCCGATCTGTTCGACGGCCTGACGAACGCCGTCACCACGGCCCGCACCCTCAACGAGCAGCGCGGCAACCTGGACCAGGCGCTGGTGGCCGCGGTCGGTTTCGGCAACACCGGCGCCGACATCTTCGAACGCGGCGGCCCCTACCTGGTCCGCGGCAACCAGGATCTGCTGCCGGTGAGCGCCATGCTCGACCGCAACAGCCCCGCGCTGTACTGCATGATCCACAACTACGCCGAGGCCGCGCCGAAATTCGCGCAGCAGACCCGCAACGGCTACGGCTTCGAGCTGCAGAACTTCCTGGTCGGCGCCCCCAATGCCTGGGTCTATCCCGACAACCTGCCGCGGGTCAACGCCACCGGTGGCCCCGAGGGCCGGCCCGGCTGTTGGCAGCCGATCACCAAGGACCTGTGGCCCGCTCCGTATCTGGTGATGGACACCGGTGCCTCGATCGCGCCCTACAACCACTTCGAGCTCGGTCAGCCGCTGGTCACCGAGTACGTGTGGGGCCGCCAGATCGGCGAGCACACGATCAATCCCTAGCGGTCGGTGTCGGCCGTGTCGACGCTCGGCACCGGCGTCTTGGATTCCAGTTCGGCTTCGAGCTTCTCTTCGTAGGCGCCCTCGTCGCGACCGAGCGCGATGGTCGCGGCGGCCATGGCGCCGACGGCCACCGACAAGGCCACCGGTTCCCAGCCGGTGATCGACAGGTGCTCGCCCAGCACGACGGAACCCAGCACCACCGCCACCACGGGCTCGAGCACGAGCATGGTCGGCACCGAGGTCTGCAACGATCCGGCGTGGAACGCCGACTGCTGGAGCAGCGTCGCCACCACCCCGAGCATCACCACGAGGTACAGGGCGGGCGTGGTCAACGCGACGAGCACGCTGTTCTCGGTGATCGTGTGCATCACGATCTTGGTGAGCACGGCGACCACCCCGAACATCACGCCGACCGCGAGCGCCAACAGCACGGCGCGGCGCCAGTTGGTGCTGCGCGTGGCCGCGAGGACGCAGAGCGTGACTGCCACCGCGCACACCACCGCGACGGTGACCGTGGTGGTCACCGACACCGCATAGGTTCCGGTGGTGGCCCGGGCGAGAGCGACGAACACGGTGAGCGCCCCGGTCAGAAGGAGCGCCCACACCCATTCGGCGCGGCTGACCCGCCGATGGGCCAACCGGGCGCTGAGCGGGAGCGCGAACAACAACGCCGACACCAGCACGGGCTGGACCAGCAGCAGCGAACCGTAACCGAGAGCCAGGGCCTGGAACACGTATCCGGCGACCGCGGCCGCGGTCCCCGCCCACCAGAGCCTCCGGCGCAGCAGTGTGCGCAGCATGACCGTGCTGACGCCCTTCTCGGGCGGTACGTCCATCGTCGCGCGCTGCCGCACCACAATGCCGACAGCCGCGAAAATCGCTGCGCAGAGGGCGAACAGCACCGCAAGACTGTTGCCGAGCAAGCCTCGTCAACCCCTTTCGGGCCCAGTGTGTCGGCCACCTCTGGAGGGGAGAAGGCCAGTGCCCTCCAACCGTAGAGCGCTGACGGGTATCGCGCCGCCCCGGGTTACACGACCTGCAGGTGCCGCTTCGGAGGCTCGTCGGAAGATCCCGCGGGACCGGTCAGATCCGCATCGGAGGCGGGGTCGGGCGCGATCTTGTCGTTGACGCTCGCCACCGCCAGGTCGACGCGGTTCACCGCGTTGTCGCACAGGTCGCGGACGCGGCCGCTGGCGGTTTCGACCTCATCGGCAGCGCTGCGGAGGTAGGCCCTGAGGTTGATCCGGAGCCGCTCGCCGGCGCGGCGCACCCGCAGCCGTACCCGGTCGTCCACCTCGACGGTCACGTATGGCAACACTCGAAACCTCATGGCAGAAACCTCATAGCCCGCTCCACTCTCCGCTTGCCTTGGCTCACAGTAACCGCGCTCGGCCGCGGCGCGCCCCAGACGTGATCGGCGCCGCATGCCGACAGTTTATGACCGGCGGATCACATTGGCCCCCTGTCAGGCGGCTAGTTTCCGGCTCCGTCCCAGTCGGTCAGGGTCCAGCCGTCCGTCGGGTTCCCCTTGATCACCACGTAGCCGGTGTTGTTCAGCGGATGAGCCATCAGCAGTTGCGGGTTCGGATTGGCGACATTCATCTGGACCCACAACATGATCGCGGCGCCGTGGGAGTACGCGACGGGATTGTCGTCGCCGCTGTCGTAGATCTGCTGGACCGCCCCGTCGAACCGGCTGTCGAACTCGTTGCCGTCGATCGATCCGGGGATCCGGGCGTTCCGGTCGCCGCGCAGCCACTGTTCCGGCGCGGCGAAGTACGTCTGTACCGCGCTCGCCTCGGGCTGGCCCTCATAGATGCCTGCCTCGACTTCGTGGAGGCCGGGCAGGACGGTGACGGGCTCGCCCAGGGCGTCGGCCATGGGCTGGGCGGTCTGCTGTGTGCGGATCATGGTCGAGGCGAAGATGCCGTCGTACCGGTTGGGAGACAGCCGCTGCG
The genomic region above belongs to Mycolicibacterium sp. HK-90 and contains:
- a CDS encoding histidine phosphatase family protein codes for the protein MRKLRALPLLATIVVVLATLLAPTAAAGGYRSITLTFVRHAQSAGNASGLIDSSTPGPELTDLGRSQAVTSAQRLSPNRYDGIFASTMIRTQQTAQPMADALGEPVTVLPGLHEVEAGIYEGQPEASAVQTYFAAPEQWLRGDRNARIPGSIDGNEFDSRFDGAVQQIYDSGDDNPVAYSHGAAIMLWVQMNVANPNPQLLMAHPLNNTGYVVIKGNPTDGWTLTDWDGAGN
- a CDS encoding DMT family transporter, with the translated sequence MLGNSLAVLFALCAAIFAAVGIVVRQRATMDVPPEKGVSTVMLRTLLRRRLWWAGTAAAVAGYVFQALALGYGSLLLVQPVLVSALLFALPLSARLAHRRVSRAEWVWALLLTGALTVFVALARATTGTYAVSVTTTVTVAVVCAVAVTLCVLAATRSTNWRRAVLLALAVGVMFGVVAVLTKIVMHTITENSVLVALTTPALYLVVMLGVVATLLQQSAFHAGSLQTSVPTMLVLEPVVAVVLGSVVLGEHLSITGWEPVALSVAVGAMAAATIALGRDEGAYEEKLEAELESKTPVPSVDTADTDR
- a CDS encoding carboxymuconolactone decarboxylase family protein produces the protein MLTPLPAEGWDDQVREALASTVPPERRHPDKVGNALSTLVRHPVLAGAFLPFNTYLQLSSTLPERIRELVILRTAFRLGCTYEWGHHSALARRIGMTEAEVEAAGTGCAADEFDQTVIDAVDELHTGSRLSARVWERLGEQLDDQQRMDLMFTFGGYSTLALALNTFDVQLEDGAGTDEFYASMAT
- a CDS encoding TetR/AcrR family transcriptional regulator is translated as METRERLVEAAVRLFTRHGFAGTSLQMIADELGFTKAAIYYHFRTREQLLTAALDPVLAQMQQIVDDAENHRGAHARADRMVRGYAELAVRNRALVSVLASDASVNEALRTRPEWDTLIDRQMALLADVDPGPAGTVKAAMVFSGIAGGAGVASAGLTDEQLYRHLTDAARRTLGLRVSRR
- a CDS encoding MCE family protein, whose product is MVIALVAVLALTWMQFRGVFDEKTQLTVLSNRSGLSMDPGSKVTFNGVPIGRLTAVDVVDTDGDSQAQLTLDIKPQYLKLIPENVTAELRATTVFGNKYISFTAPEHPSAARVSPSTPIQATGVTTEFNTLFETITAISEQIDPIKLNQTLTATAQALDGLGTKFGESIVNGNTILADLNGRMPEIRRDIAGLADLGEIYANAGPDLFDGLTNAVTTARTLNEQRGNLDQALVAAVGFGNTGADIFERGGPYLVRGNQDLLPVSAMLDRNSPALYCMIHNYAEAAPKFAQQTRNGYGFELQNFLVGAPNAWVYPDNLPRVNATGGPEGRPGCWQPITKDLWPAPYLVMDTGASIAPYNHFELGQPLVTEYVWGRQIGEHTINP
- a CDS encoding SDR family NAD(P)-dependent oxidoreductase, with product MTVKTALVTGGASGIGKAVAERLTADGYQVATLDLNATDDAHSYAADVTDRAQVDAVFKTVREQLGPVTILVNAAGLSGFKPFTDITFEDWRRVVDVNLNGVFHVVQAALPDMIEAGWGRIVNISSSSTHSGVPFMSHYVSAKSAVNGLTKSLALEFGPAGITVNAVPPGFIDTPMLRAAESRGELGEIQDTINATPVRRMGKPEDIAATCSFLISEEAGYITGQIIGVNGGRNT